A single Brucella intermedia LMG 3301 DNA region contains:
- a CDS encoding 5'-nucleotidase, lipoprotein e(P4) family, with product MRKTLLAISAILVCSASLAGCATNQRSASYQLEQQNVSAINWMQLSGEYDALAYQAFNGARRAFDAAKPAKGRKKAVIVDLDETMIDNTAYAGWRVRQGVPFTEEAWARWMAAGQARPIAGAVEFARHVNANGGTMFYVTNRDARSFQSTAANIERLGFPGVSAKTLLLNSGQSNKQERFDSIKAEGYDVVIYMGDNLNDFGAATYHKNNQQRRAFVEANREAFGTKFFMLPNPSYGDWVSGMAQDYYKQSPQRQLEIKRKSIRSWAG from the coding sequence ATGCGAAAAACGCTTCTTGCGATCTCGGCCATTCTTGTTTGTTCCGCTTCACTTGCGGGCTGTGCAACGAACCAACGCTCCGCCAGCTATCAATTGGAGCAGCAGAATGTAAGCGCAATCAACTGGATGCAACTGTCAGGCGAATATGACGCGCTGGCTTATCAGGCATTCAATGGCGCGCGTCGGGCCTTCGACGCAGCAAAACCGGCAAAGGGAAGAAAGAAGGCCGTAATCGTCGATCTCGACGAGACGATGATCGACAATACCGCCTATGCCGGATGGCGCGTCAGGCAGGGCGTACCCTTTACGGAGGAGGCATGGGCGCGCTGGATGGCCGCCGGGCAGGCACGTCCAATTGCGGGCGCTGTGGAGTTTGCAAGGCATGTGAACGCGAACGGCGGCACGATGTTCTACGTCACGAACCGCGATGCCCGGTCGTTTCAGTCTACCGCAGCCAACATTGAAAGGCTTGGCTTTCCGGGCGTGTCCGCAAAAACGCTTCTGCTGAACAGCGGTCAGTCCAACAAGCAGGAGCGTTTCGATAGTATCAAGGCTGAGGGATATGATGTCGTCATCTATATGGGGGACAATCTCAACGACTTCGGAGCTGCAACCTATCACAAGAACAACCAGCAGCGACGCGCATTCGTCGAAGCCAACCGGGAAGCATTCGGCACGAAGTTTTTCATGCTGCCCAATCCGAGCTACGGCGACTGGGTTTCAGGCATGGCGCAGGACTATTACAAACAGTCTCCGCAAAGGCAGCTTGAGATCAAACGCAAGTCCATCCGCAGTTGGGCAGGCTGA
- the rpsI gene encoding 30S ribosomal protein S9: protein MAEQLNSLEELGTVAKTEAAAPVHVQKLDAQGRAYATGKRKDAVARVWVKPGTGKITVNDKEFEKYFARPVLQMILQQPIVASNRAGQFDIVATVAGGGLSGQAGAVRHGISKALTYYEPGLRTVLKKGGFLTRDSRVVERKKYGKAKARRSFQFSKR, encoded by the coding sequence ATGGCTGAGCAGCTCAACTCGCTCGAAGAACTCGGCACCGTTGCCAAGACCGAAGCTGCCGCTCCGGTTCATGTCCAGAAGCTGGACGCACAGGGCCGCGCCTATGCCACCGGCAAGCGCAAGGACGCCGTTGCACGCGTATGGGTCAAGCCGGGCACTGGCAAGATCACCGTCAACGACAAGGAATTCGAAAAGTATTTCGCACGTCCGGTTCTGCAGATGATCCTGCAGCAGCCGATCGTCGCTTCGAATCGCGCTGGTCAGTTCGACATCGTTGCCACCGTTGCCGGTGGCGGTCTCTCCGGTCAGGCCGGCGCCGTTCGTCACGGCATCTCCAAGGCCCTCACCTACTACGAGCCGGGCCTGCGCACGGTTCTCAAGAAGGGTGGCTTCCTGACCCGCGACAGCCGCGTTGTCGAACGTAAGAAGTACGGTAAGGCCAAGGCTCGCCGTTCGTTCCAGTTCTCCAAGCGCTAA
- the rplM gene encoding 50S ribosomal protein L13, whose amino-acid sequence MATFSQKPAEVVKKWVLIDAEGLVVGRLASLVANRLRGKHKATFTPHVDDGDNVIIINADKVVLTGNKYADKKYYWHTGHPGGIKERTARQILEGRFPERVLEKAIERMIPRGPLGRRQMKNLRVYAGPNHQHEAQQPEVLDVAALNRKNKGNA is encoded by the coding sequence ATGGCAACTTTCTCTCAGAAGCCGGCTGAAGTGGTGAAGAAGTGGGTGCTGATCGACGCCGAAGGTCTCGTCGTCGGCCGTCTCGCATCGCTCGTCGCCAATCGCCTGCGTGGCAAGCACAAAGCAACCTTCACCCCGCATGTTGACGATGGCGACAATGTCATCATCATCAATGCCGACAAGGTTGTTCTGACCGGCAACAAGTATGCCGACAAGAAATATTACTGGCACACCGGCCATCCGGGCGGCATCAAGGAGCGCACTGCTCGCCAGATCCTCGAAGGCCGTTTCCCGGAACGCGTTCTTGAGAAGGCAATCGAGCGCATGATCCCGCGTGGTCCACTCGGCCGTCGCCAGATGAAGAACCTGCGCGTTTATGCAGGCCCGAACCATCAGCATGAAGCTCAGCAGCCGGAAGTCCTCGACGTCGCAGCGCTGAACCGCAAGAACAAAGGGAATGCATAA
- a CDS encoding PaaI family thioesterase yields MNINTTHRTGVGPVMTIGDLQAFMKREFPQLGDTFEITAIDDGSATMRLHADEQHLRPGGTVSGPSLFALADVTAYAAILAHIGPVALAVTTSLNINFLRKPSPGAIDAVAHLLKLGKRLAVLEISLTDAANGELVAHATATYSIPPR; encoded by the coding sequence ATGAATATCAATACCACGCATCGCACAGGCGTCGGCCCCGTGATGACAATCGGGGATCTGCAAGCTTTCATGAAACGCGAGTTCCCACAGCTTGGCGACACATTCGAGATCACGGCAATCGACGATGGTTCTGCAACGATGCGCCTTCATGCCGACGAGCAGCATCTGCGACCGGGCGGCACCGTGTCCGGCCCTTCGCTTTTTGCCCTAGCCGACGTAACCGCCTATGCCGCCATACTCGCCCATATTGGTCCGGTTGCCCTGGCGGTGACGACCAGCCTGAACATCAATTTCCTGCGCAAGCCATCTCCCGGAGCGATCGATGCCGTGGCGCATCTCCTGAAACTCGGGAAGCGTCTCGCTGTGCTCGAAATCAGCCTGACCGACGCTGCAAACGGCGAACTCGTTGCCCACGCGACGGCCACTTATTCGATCCCGCCGCGCTGA
- a CDS encoding CoA-binding protein has translation MQNPSDDQIREILLSVRTIALLGASPKPERPSNGVMEFLLSKGYRVIPVNPGQAGKDIHGQRVVARLADIDEPVDMIDVFREPYSLPGIVDEVLAMQPRPKILWTQLGVVHEEAGNRAREAGLTVVMDRCPAIEYPRLIAE, from the coding sequence ATGCAAAATCCTTCCGACGACCAGATTCGCGAAATTCTCCTTTCCGTCAGAACCATAGCGCTTCTCGGCGCTTCGCCGAAGCCGGAGCGCCCGAGCAATGGCGTCATGGAGTTCCTGCTTTCCAAGGGTTACCGCGTGATTCCGGTCAATCCGGGGCAGGCGGGCAAGGATATTCACGGCCAGCGCGTGGTGGCCCGGCTGGCGGATATCGATGAGCCGGTGGACATGATCGATGTCTTCCGCGAACCCTATTCGCTGCCGGGAATCGTCGATGAGGTGCTGGCCATGCAGCCGAGGCCGAAAATCCTGTGGACGCAGCTTGGTGTGGTGCACGAAGAAGCGGGAAACCGCGCCCGCGAAGCAGGTCTGACCGTGGTCATGGACCGTTGTCCAGCCATCGAATACCCCCGCCTGATCGCTGAATAG
- a CDS encoding O-acetylhomoserine aminocarboxypropyltransferase yields the protein MSKRSPGIETLAVHAGAKPDPTTGARATPIYQTTSFVFEDADHAASLFGLQAFGNIYTRITNPTTAVLEERIAALEGGTAAVATASGHAAQLLVFHTLLRPGDNFIAARQLYGGSINQFGQSFKSFDWHVRWADATNPTDFAKQIDDRTRAIFIESFANPGGIVVDIEAIAEIAHKHGLPLIVDNTLASPYLVRPIEHGADIVVHSLTKFIGGHGNSMGGILVDGGTFDWAKSGNYPLLTEPRPDYAGLELHKTFGNISFAIAARVLGLRDFGPAISPFNAFQILTGVETLPLRIQRHSDNALKVASWLHGHDKVSWVNYAGLPHDKFHALQQKYAPKGAGSVFTFGLKGGYDAGVKFVDSLDLFSLLANIGDTRSLVIHPASTTHRQLTDEQKVAAGAGPDVVRLSIGIEDADDIIADLEQALAKV from the coding sequence ATGTCGAAACGTTCGCCCGGAATTGAAACGCTGGCTGTCCACGCAGGCGCAAAGCCCGATCCAACGACGGGGGCGCGTGCAACGCCGATCTACCAGACCACATCTTTCGTGTTCGAGGACGCCGACCACGCGGCATCCCTGTTCGGCCTTCAGGCTTTCGGCAATATCTATACGCGCATCACCAACCCGACCACGGCGGTTCTGGAAGAACGCATTGCCGCGCTTGAAGGCGGTACGGCGGCGGTCGCGACCGCATCGGGCCATGCGGCACAGCTGCTCGTGTTCCACACGCTTCTGCGGCCGGGCGACAATTTCATCGCAGCACGGCAGCTCTATGGCGGCTCGATCAACCAGTTCGGCCAGTCGTTCAAGTCTTTCGACTGGCATGTGCGCTGGGCCGATGCTACCAATCCTACCGATTTCGCCAAGCAGATTGACGATCGGACCCGCGCCATCTTCATCGAAAGCTTCGCCAATCCGGGCGGTATTGTCGTGGATATCGAGGCGATTGCCGAAATCGCTCACAAGCACGGCCTGCCGCTGATCGTGGACAACACGCTCGCATCGCCCTATCTGGTGCGCCCGATCGAGCATGGCGCGGATATTGTGGTCCATTCGCTGACCAAGTTTATCGGCGGTCACGGCAATTCGATGGGCGGCATTCTGGTCGATGGCGGAACATTCGACTGGGCGAAGTCCGGCAATTACCCGCTGCTCACAGAACCGCGCCCAGACTATGCCGGCCTGGAACTGCACAAGACTTTCGGAAATATTTCCTTTGCTATCGCTGCCCGTGTTCTGGGCTTGCGGGATTTCGGGCCTGCCATTTCACCGTTCAATGCGTTCCAGATCCTGACGGGCGTGGAAACGCTGCCGCTGCGCATTCAGCGCCACAGCGACAACGCGTTGAAGGTTGCTTCCTGGCTGCACGGTCACGACAAGGTATCATGGGTCAATTATGCCGGATTGCCGCATGATAAATTCCACGCGCTCCAGCAGAAATACGCACCGAAGGGGGCCGGCTCGGTGTTCACTTTCGGCCTCAAGGGCGGATACGACGCTGGCGTGAAATTCGTCGACAGCCTCGACCTCTTCTCCCTGCTTGCCAATATTGGTGATACGCGCTCGCTGGTCATCCACCCGGCATCCACAACCCACCGTCAGCTGACCGACGAGCAGAAGGTGGCTGCGGGTGCGGGACCGGATGTGGTGCGCCTTTCCATCGGCATCGAGGATGCTGATGATATCATCGCCGATTTGGAACAGGCGCTGGCGAAGGTCTGA
- a CDS encoding cupin domain-containing protein — MSRFLDFNLSGIEPEEGAPPPERILSGSPEFRTWNLEENAEGTLFAGIWESTPGKWRIEYDEWEFCHILSGRSIVSEEGGGSREVGAGDSFVIRPGFKGSWEVIETTRKEYVIRL; from the coding sequence ATGAGCCGGTTTCTCGATTTCAACCTTTCCGGCATCGAGCCGGAAGAAGGCGCTCCCCCACCGGAGCGCATTCTTTCAGGTAGCCCCGAATTCCGCACATGGAATTTGGAGGAGAACGCCGAAGGAACGCTTTTTGCAGGCATATGGGAGAGTACGCCGGGAAAATGGCGTATCGAATATGACGAATGGGAATTCTGCCACATTCTTTCCGGCCGCTCCATCGTCAGCGAGGAAGGCGGCGGGAGCCGGGAAGTCGGGGCCGGGGACAGTTTTGTCATCCGACCGGGCTTCAAGGGCAGCTGGGAGGTCATCGAGACTACCCGCAAGGAATATGTGATCAGGCTCTGA
- a CDS encoding Flp family type IVb pilin: protein MTKLIARFRKNESGATAIEYALIAGLIAVVIIVGAQTLGGAINDKFDDIATKVENAGTTPKP, encoded by the coding sequence ATGACCAAGTTAATCGCACGCTTTCGTAAAAATGAATCCGGCGCAACCGCCATTGAATACGCACTGATCGCTGGCCTCATCGCCGTCGTTATCATCGTCGGAGCGCAAACACTCGGAGGTGCAATTAACGATAAGTTCGATGATATCGCAACGAAGGTGGAGAATGCTGGTACCACCCCCAAGCCCTAA
- a CDS encoding pore-forming ESAT-6 family protein: MRNLLRVSLAGLFLGANLATAFAQATPEQMEMAYNAARNQLGVLQYCQEKGYTDGGAIEIQTKMIALIPAPADTSKAEAAEATGKQGKVSAMGMEQDIATSAKAQNISEEKLCQTMADAVKQAGAQLPQ; this comes from the coding sequence ATGCGCAATCTGTTACGTGTTTCTTTGGCCGGTCTTTTCCTCGGCGCAAACCTTGCCACGGCTTTCGCTCAGGCAACGCCGGAGCAGATGGAAATGGCCTATAATGCCGCCCGCAATCAGCTTGGCGTTCTCCAGTACTGCCAGGAAAAGGGTTATACCGATGGCGGCGCCATCGAAATCCAGACGAAAATGATCGCGCTTATCCCAGCCCCAGCCGACACGTCCAAGGCCGAAGCTGCCGAAGCAACCGGCAAGCAGGGCAAGGTTTCCGCGATGGGTATGGAGCAGGATATTGCCACGAGCGCAAAAGCGCAGAACATCTCGGAGGAAAAGCTCTGCCAGACCATGGCCGATGCCGTTAAGCAGGCTGGCGCTCAGCTGCCGCAGTAA
- a CDS encoding PIG-L family deacetylase has translation MLTAHQRIERQKSSPALVRLHRALGRLRSTVTLMHTGAHPDDEQSGLMAYLRFGLGVRVVIACSTRGEGGQNALGPERGGALGVIRGREIEEAARILDCDVHWLGHGPDDCVHDFGFSKDGDGTFAHWGEEQTIERLVRAYRAERPDIVLPTFLDVPGQHGHHRAMTRAAERAIRLAADPDAFPEHFAEGLTPWQVAKFYLPAWSGGGDTYDDELPPPDATLTLYASGREEATGADFDRIGEWSRACHATQGMGQWPEKPKVEWPLHLRLPDSRSEKTILEGLQETLAVLADGLAFENRKQLVHVHESVEQAIAAFPDREAIIKNLADAAKSLKTVLTSAPDGFLLLHGHRLERKRQEIDAALMEAASLFERAYLEKPILASGDETRLVIEHGPGAAEIAIMAEPVLPETCSIACKQQTSERKIFTVSLMEDAPPSPLFEPAWRSLGGNGQAFVRLRAQFDDHLAECGFDLEEPFAIVPPASLKFDPPAVIVSGGEEHLRVRLAVDGKADRIAFTSQNGWNISLNGQSAVLHGPSAPKPGLTNLQAAINENPAWQMQFTDYPHIGRTVWREPAVLPVLVLDVKLPNARIGYIGGGADNVDLWLKRMGFDMTDLEAHHLAGDLSQFTTIVVGIFAFGIRDDLAAATARLHRFVEDGGHLVTLYHRPSDGWHPDQTPPRKLTIGSPSLRWRVTNPDAAVTVLKPEHPLLVGPNVITEADWDGWHKERGLYFASAWDDAYQPLLSMHDDGEQPLYGSLVSARIGKGRHTHTSLVLHHQLDQLVPGAFRLIANLMQPAE, from the coding sequence ATGCTGACCGCCCACCAGCGCATTGAGCGCCAGAAATCGTCCCCCGCCCTCGTCCGCCTGCATCGGGCGCTCGGCAGGCTCCGCTCCACCGTGACGCTGATGCATACGGGCGCGCATCCGGACGACGAGCAAAGCGGCCTCATGGCCTATTTGCGGTTCGGACTTGGTGTGCGGGTGGTGATCGCCTGTTCGACGCGGGGCGAAGGCGGACAGAACGCGCTCGGCCCTGAACGCGGCGGTGCGCTCGGCGTCATCCGCGGCCGCGAGATTGAGGAAGCGGCGCGCATTCTCGATTGCGACGTGCATTGGCTTGGCCACGGGCCTGACGATTGCGTCCACGATTTCGGCTTTTCCAAGGATGGTGACGGTACCTTTGCCCATTGGGGAGAGGAGCAGACCATCGAGCGGCTGGTTCGCGCCTATCGCGCCGAGCGCCCGGATATCGTGCTGCCTACCTTTCTCGATGTTCCCGGCCAGCACGGTCACCATCGCGCCATGACCCGGGCCGCCGAACGGGCTATACGGCTCGCCGCCGATCCCGATGCCTTTCCTGAACATTTTGCTGAGGGGCTGACGCCGTGGCAGGTAGCGAAATTCTATCTTCCTGCATGGTCAGGCGGTGGCGATACATATGATGACGAACTTCCGCCGCCGGACGCAACATTGACGCTTTATGCCAGTGGCCGGGAAGAGGCAACGGGCGCGGATTTTGACCGCATTGGGGAGTGGTCGCGTGCCTGCCACGCCACTCAAGGCATGGGTCAATGGCCGGAAAAGCCAAAGGTCGAATGGCCACTGCATCTGAGACTGCCGGATAGCCGTTCGGAAAAGACAATTCTTGAGGGACTACAGGAGACCCTCGCCGTTCTCGCCGATGGGCTGGCATTTGAAAATCGGAAGCAGCTTGTTCATGTTCATGAATCCGTCGAACAGGCCATTGCAGCGTTTCCGGATCGTGAAGCCATCATCAAAAACCTTGCCGATGCGGCGAAAAGTCTGAAAACAGTCCTGACCAGCGCACCTGACGGTTTTCTCCTGCTGCATGGCCACAGGCTGGAGCGCAAGCGGCAGGAAATAGATGCTGCCCTGATGGAAGCGGCTTCGCTATTCGAGCGTGCTTATCTGGAAAAACCGATATTGGCGTCGGGGGATGAGACAAGGCTCGTCATCGAGCATGGTCCCGGAGCGGCAGAAATCGCAATAATGGCTGAACCTGTCCTGCCTGAAACCTGTTCTATCGCCTGCAAGCAGCAAACCTCGGAACGAAAGATTTTCACCGTTTCGCTCATGGAAGACGCGCCACCTTCCCCGCTTTTCGAGCCTGCATGGCGGTCGCTGGGCGGTAACGGGCAAGCTTTTGTCCGGCTAAGGGCGCAGTTTGACGACCATCTGGCGGAGTGCGGCTTCGATCTCGAAGAGCCATTCGCTATTGTTCCCCCCGCTTCACTGAAGTTCGATCCGCCTGCCGTCATTGTATCCGGAGGGGAAGAACATTTGCGGGTCAGGCTTGCTGTCGACGGAAAGGCTGACCGGATTGCTTTCACATCGCAAAACGGCTGGAATATAAGCCTGAACGGTCAGAGCGCCGTGCTGCATGGGCCTTCCGCTCCGAAACCGGGCCTGACAAACCTCCAAGCTGCGATCAACGAAAACCCCGCCTGGCAGATGCAGTTTACCGACTATCCGCATATTGGCAGAACCGTGTGGCGCGAGCCTGCAGTGCTGCCGGTGCTGGTTCTTGATGTGAAACTGCCCAATGCACGCATTGGCTACATTGGCGGCGGTGCCGACAATGTCGACCTTTGGTTGAAACGCATGGGTTTCGACATGACCGACCTCGAAGCGCACCATCTTGCGGGCGATCTTTCACAATTCACCACAATCGTGGTCGGAATATTTGCCTTCGGCATACGCGACGACCTCGCAGCAGCGACAGCCAGGCTGCACCGCTTCGTAGAAGATGGCGGGCATCTCGTGACGCTCTATCATCGGCCATCCGATGGTTGGCATCCCGACCAAACGCCGCCGCGAAAACTGACGATTGGCTCCCCCTCGTTGCGCTGGCGCGTTACAAATCCCGATGCGGCGGTTACAGTTCTTAAGCCTGAACACCCACTGCTCGTCGGCCCCAATGTCATCACTGAAGCGGATTGGGATGGCTGGCACAAGGAGCGCGGGCTTTATTTCGCTTCCGCATGGGACGATGCTTATCAGCCGCTGCTTTCAATGCATGATGATGGAGAACAACCGCTTTATGGCTCACTTGTTTCGGCCCGAATTGGCAAAGGCCGTCATACGCATACGAGTCTTGTATTGCACCACCAGCTCGACCAACTTGTCCCCGGTGCTTTCCGTTTGATCGCAAATCTTATGCAACCTGCGGAATGA
- a CDS encoding ROK family protein: MTSKSDGEPVTASATAANGALAVTLGKNPERIRDHNRRVVLDVVRRHGPLGRMHIARLTHLTAQAIANIVDELVSENLLMQLGRLKTGRGQPPIQFAVNPEGAMTIGVEMGSTHMVTTALDLSGKPRTQHVRPIHDVSPDKLSAQLRKEVDAVKTSFPARLLGIGVVMPGPFDIEGMSSVGPTTLPGWSGIDAAAVLSEACGESVLVENDANAAAVGERLFGAGHAISNFAMIYFGAGIGLGMIQEGAPFRGAFGNAGEIGHIVITPNGRGCACGQKGCLETYASLHALREKLHASGIGETDFDALQKLHEARNPVLMGWVQEAADHLAPMIAMIENILDPETIILGGMLPDAIIDDLIWHMGGLPISVASRRARALPRVIRGQTGQFTAALGAASLPMFEAMTPKLDTNSEV, encoded by the coding sequence ATGACATCGAAATCGGACGGCGAACCGGTCACCGCATCTGCGACCGCTGCAAACGGGGCGCTTGCGGTTACCCTCGGCAAGAATCCCGAACGAATCCGCGATCATAACCGGCGCGTGGTGCTTGACGTCGTGCGCCGGCATGGGCCGCTTGGCCGTATGCACATCGCCCGCCTGACCCACCTCACCGCACAGGCCATCGCCAATATCGTCGACGAACTGGTTTCAGAGAACCTGTTGATGCAGCTCGGGCGGCTGAAAACAGGGCGCGGCCAGCCGCCGATCCAGTTCGCGGTCAATCCTGAAGGCGCGATGACCATCGGCGTCGAAATGGGATCGACGCATATGGTAACGACTGCCCTCGATCTTTCCGGCAAGCCAAGAACGCAGCATGTACGCCCGATCCATGATGTCAGCCCCGACAAGCTTTCCGCGCAGTTGCGAAAGGAAGTCGATGCAGTAAAGACTTCGTTTCCGGCGCGCCTCCTCGGCATAGGCGTGGTGATGCCGGGGCCTTTCGACATTGAAGGCATGAGTTCGGTTGGACCGACCACCCTGCCCGGCTGGTCCGGAATCGACGCGGCGGCGGTTTTGAGTGAAGCCTGCGGAGAATCCGTCCTGGTCGAAAACGATGCCAATGCCGCCGCCGTTGGCGAACGCCTGTTCGGTGCGGGGCATGCCATTTCCAACTTCGCCATGATCTATTTCGGGGCCGGTATCGGGCTCGGCATGATCCAGGAAGGTGCACCATTTCGCGGTGCTTTCGGCAATGCCGGCGAAATCGGCCATATCGTCATTACGCCCAATGGGCGTGGCTGCGCCTGCGGCCAGAAGGGCTGTCTTGAAACCTATGCCTCGCTTCATGCCCTGCGTGAAAAGCTTCATGCGTCGGGCATCGGGGAAACCGATTTCGACGCACTCCAGAAACTGCACGAAGCCCGCAATCCGGTTCTGATGGGCTGGGTGCAGGAGGCTGCCGACCATCTGGCGCCAATGATCGCCATGATCGAAAATATCCTCGATCCCGAGACGATCATATTGGGCGGCATGTTGCCCGATGCGATTATCGACGACCTGATCTGGCATATGGGCGGCCTGCCGATTTCGGTCGCGAGCCGCCGCGCCCGCGCATTGCCGCGCGTCATTCGCGGACAGACGGGACAGTTTACCGCTGCTCTGGGTGCCGCGTCCCTTCCGATGTTCGAGGCCATGACGCCGAAACTCGATACCAATTCGGAAGTCTGA
- a CDS encoding extracellular solute-binding protein, translated as MRKLLLAGLVAGLSTVAINAAQAVEIEYWQYVFETRVKAMDKLIENFEKANPDIKVKQVTFPYDDYQTRVIAAKMAGKSPDVMQLFYGWLDKFVAGGILQPLPQDAFPHDKIESEFFPIVSAMKRGDEYYGLPTAVRSLALFYNKKLFTEAGLDPNNPPKTLDEMVEAAKKTTKRDASGNLLAEGITLDMPGQDQHWWREVLVRQFGGQPYTDNDRKVAYNDAAGEKALAFYTGLQTEHKVGEVKFMDEGQAAFRAGMAAMTIDGTFRLGSFRTIKDFEWGVTELPANAEGVRSNYASYFANGISAKASGEKLEAAKKFLNYISSPEAMEIWLKDVGELPARRSAALTETNLADPIYGPFLKGLEYAHTTMFVDELKQRQTAVDMANRVILEKQPVKESLEQAAKTEQEVLDAAK; from the coding sequence ATGCGCAAGCTGTTATTGGCAGGTCTGGTTGCGGGGCTCAGCACCGTTGCAATCAATGCCGCACAGGCTGTCGAAATCGAATATTGGCAGTATGTCTTTGAGACACGCGTCAAGGCGATGGACAAGCTGATCGAGAATTTCGAAAAGGCCAATCCGGATATCAAGGTCAAGCAGGTCACGTTCCCTTACGACGATTATCAGACGCGCGTTATCGCAGCCAAGATGGCCGGTAAGAGCCCGGACGTGATGCAGCTCTTCTATGGCTGGCTCGACAAGTTCGTGGCTGGCGGCATTCTGCAGCCGCTGCCGCAGGATGCGTTCCCGCATGACAAGATCGAAAGCGAATTCTTCCCGATCGTTTCGGCGATGAAGCGCGGCGACGAATATTACGGTCTGCCGACCGCCGTGCGTTCGCTGGCGCTTTTCTACAACAAGAAGCTCTTCACCGAAGCTGGTCTCGATCCGAACAATCCGCCCAAGACGCTGGATGAAATGGTCGAAGCCGCCAAGAAGACGACGAAGCGCGACGCTTCCGGCAATCTTCTGGCCGAAGGCATCACGCTCGACATGCCGGGACAGGACCAGCATTGGTGGCGTGAGGTTCTGGTGCGCCAGTTCGGCGGTCAGCCTTACACCGACAACGACCGTAAGGTCGCCTATAATGACGCTGCCGGTGAAAAGGCGCTTGCCTTCTATACCGGTCTCCAGACCGAACATAAGGTCGGCGAAGTCAAGTTCATGGACGAAGGGCAGGCGGCTTTCCGTGCCGGCATGGCAGCCATGACCATCGACGGCACCTTCCGTCTCGGTTCGTTCCGCACCATCAAGGACTTCGAATGGGGTGTGACCGAGCTTCCGGCCAATGCGGAAGGCGTGCGCTCCAACTATGCCAGCTACTTCGCCAACGGCATCAGCGCCAAGGCAAGCGGTGAGAAACTCGAAGCTGCCAAGAAGTTCCTGAATTACATCTCCTCGCCGGAAGCCATGGAAATCTGGCTGAAGGACGTGGGTGAACTGCCTGCGCGCCGTTCGGCGGCCCTGACGGAAACGAACCTTGCCGATCCGATCTACGGTCCGTTCCTGAAAGGTCTGGAATATGCGCACACGACCATGTTCGTGGACGAACTGAAGCAGCGCCAGACTGCGGTCGACATGGCCAACCGCGTCATTCTGGAAAAGCAGCCGGTCAAGGAATCTCTCGAACAGGCCGCCAAGACCGAGCAGGAAGTGCTCGACGCAGCCAAGTAA
- a CDS encoding carbohydrate ABC transporter permease, with amino-acid sequence MRTRRLIWVWSFLALPILFYSVIRFYPTIEAFWLSLTDWDLMNPPKFIGFANYQKLFADPEFWKVFRNTFTYLLVGTPISLVVAFTIAYFLDRVRIMHGFIRALYFLPYLTTAAAMAWVWRWFYQPAPIGFINNILNALGLPQQGFLRSVDQGLYAIMATSIWAGLGFQIIIFMAGLRAVPNTFYEAARIDGLGEWAILRKITIPLLKPTTVFLVVFSSIGFLRIFDQVYNMTTNDPGGPLGSTKPLVLMIYQTAFSSYAMGYAAAQTVVLFTILLCVSLLQLWILREKK; translated from the coding sequence ATGCGCACAAGACGGTTGATCTGGGTCTGGAGCTTTCTGGCTCTCCCGATCCTGTTCTATTCGGTCATCCGCTTTTACCCGACGATAGAGGCTTTCTGGCTGTCGCTTACCGATTGGGATCTGATGAACCCGCCAAAGTTCATCGGCTTCGCCAATTACCAGAAGCTTTTTGCCGATCCCGAATTCTGGAAAGTGTTCCGGAACACCTTCACCTATCTTCTGGTCGGCACACCGATCAGCCTCGTGGTGGCGTTTACGATCGCTTATTTTCTGGATCGTGTGCGCATCATGCACGGCTTTATCCGTGCTCTCTATTTCCTGCCTTATCTCACAACGGCGGCTGCCATGGCATGGGTCTGGCGCTGGTTCTACCAGCCTGCGCCTATCGGTTTCATCAATAATATCCTGAATGCACTGGGCCTTCCGCAGCAGGGTTTCCTGCGCTCGGTCGATCAGGGTCTCTATGCGATCATGGCGACGTCCATCTGGGCCGGCCTCGGTTTCCAGATCATCATCTTCATGGCGGGCCTGCGCGCTGTTCCTAACACTTTCTATGAAGCCGCACGCATCGACGGCCTCGGCGAATGGGCGATCCTGCGCAAGATCACGATCCCGCTTTTGAAGCCCACTACGGTATTCCTCGTCGTCTTCTCGTCCATCGGCTTCCTGCGCATCTTCGATCAGGTCTACAACATGACCACGAATGATCCAGGCGGGCCGCTCGGCTCCACCAAGCCGCTGGTGCTGATGATCTATCAGACCGCCTTCTCCTCCTATGCGATGGGCTATGCGGCTGCGCAAACCGTCGTTCTCTTCACCATCCTGCTTTGCGTCTCGCTGTTGCAGCTCTGGATCCTGAGGGAAAAGAAATGA